A section of the Paenibacillus odorifer genome encodes:
- a CDS encoding SDR family oxidoreductase: MADKKLVGKVAVVTGGGSGIGRATVLEFARNGAKVVLLDRTVENAEKVRQQVEKEGGEALVIECDVAEPPQVEAAINKAAAKWGRLDVVFANAGINGAMTPIETMDIESWDQTIHINLRGTFATVKYAIPHLKESGGSILINSSINGNRVFSNVGFSAYSTTKAGQVAFMKMAALELAQFQIRVNAICPGAIKTNIDDNTFPSEDLKEVKIPVEFPEGDQPLEEGPGRPDQVAKLALFLASEDSDHITGTEIYCDGAESLLHG; this comes from the coding sequence ATGGCAGATAAAAAGCTTGTAGGTAAGGTTGCAGTTGTAACCGGAGGCGGCTCAGGAATTGGCCGGGCAACCGTGCTTGAGTTCGCACGTAACGGAGCCAAAGTTGTATTATTGGACAGAACTGTGGAGAACGCTGAAAAGGTTAGACAGCAAGTGGAGAAAGAGGGCGGAGAAGCCCTAGTTATCGAATGTGATGTTGCTGAACCACCACAAGTGGAAGCGGCGATAAACAAGGCGGCCGCGAAATGGGGTCGTCTTGATGTTGTTTTTGCCAACGCAGGGATTAATGGGGCGATGACGCCTATTGAAACGATGGATATTGAATCTTGGGATCAGACCATTCATATTAACCTGCGTGGAACCTTCGCGACTGTAAAATATGCGATACCGCATCTAAAAGAAAGCGGAGGCAGCATCCTGATCAACAGCTCCATTAACGGAAATCGTGTGTTTTCCAATGTTGGTTTTTCTGCTTACAGCACGACTAAGGCAGGACAGGTTGCTTTTATGAAAATGGCGGCACTGGAACTGGCTCAATTTCAAATCCGCGTAAATGCGATCTGTCCTGGGGCTATAAAGACCAATATAGATGACAACACTTTTCCATCAGAGGATCTGAAAGAAGTGAAAATCCCAGTAGAATTTCCTGAGGGAGATCAACCGCTGGAAGAAGGTCCGGGGCGACCTGATCAAGTAGCGAAGCTGGCTCTGTTTCTGGCGTCGGAAGATTCAGATCATATTACGGGGACGGAAATTTATTGTGACGGTGCAGAGTCGCTTCTGCATGGTTAA
- the thrS gene encoding threonine--tRNA ligase yields the protein MKIKVTLQDGTIREVLQGTTIKEAAGAISTSLKKNAVAGKIDGKSVDLNQAIEHDCRLDIVTLDSKDGLEVYRHSTAHIMAQAIKRIYGDKAVQLGIGPVIEDGFYYDIDIEKPLSTDDLAAIEQEMAKIIQENHQIVRRVVSRAEAIKLFEELNEPLKLELIHDLPADTVLTIYDQGEFSDLCRGPHLPSTGLVKAFKLLNVAGAYWRGDSNNKMLQRIYGTAFPKKAQLEEHLLFLEEAKKRDHRKLGKELELFMFSEEAPGMPFYLPKGMTIRTELENFARELQRQRDYDEVRTPLMMNNRLWEQSGHWDHYKDNMYFTNVDETKFALKPMNCPGHMLIFKNNLHSYRELPIRISEFGQVHRHEYSGALNGMMRVRTFCQDDAHLFVLPEQIEDEIRRVISLIDHIYQVFGFEYKIELSTRPADYMGSEELWDQAEQSLQNVLDNLGIEYRVNEGDGAFYGPKIDFHILDALKRSWQCGTIQLDWQMPEKFDLTYIGEDNLKHRPVVIHRAVYGSIDRFMGIITEHFAGAFPLWLAPVHAKLLPVSENYVDYALQVKHQMEKAGIRVEVDIRNEKLGYKIREAQLEKAPYMLVLGENEKNSDTVSVRKRGEGDLGSKSIQDIIKQINEEIISKR from the coding sequence ATGAAGATCAAGGTAACACTGCAAGATGGAACAATTAGAGAGGTACTGCAAGGAACAACGATTAAAGAAGCAGCAGGTGCCATAAGTACCAGTCTGAAAAAAAATGCTGTAGCTGGAAAAATTGATGGAAAATCTGTTGATCTAAACCAAGCGATCGAACATGATTGCCGGCTCGATATTGTTACGTTGGATAGCAAAGACGGTCTTGAGGTTTATAGACACAGTACTGCACATATCATGGCGCAGGCCATAAAACGTATATATGGAGATAAAGCTGTCCAGCTAGGCATAGGTCCTGTTATCGAAGACGGCTTCTATTATGACATTGATATTGAGAAACCTCTATCCACTGATGATCTTGCTGCAATCGAACAAGAAATGGCGAAAATCATCCAAGAGAATCACCAGATTGTCCGCCGTGTGGTGAGCCGCGCAGAGGCCATTAAACTTTTTGAAGAGTTGAATGAGCCTTTAAAGCTGGAGCTTATTCATGATCTGCCGGCAGACACAGTATTAACTATTTATGATCAAGGTGAATTCTCCGATCTTTGCCGTGGACCACATCTTCCCTCAACTGGCTTGGTCAAAGCCTTTAAGCTGTTGAATGTAGCGGGTGCCTACTGGCGTGGAGATTCCAATAACAAAATGCTGCAACGTATTTATGGAACTGCCTTTCCTAAAAAAGCGCAGTTAGAGGAACATTTACTGTTTCTTGAAGAAGCTAAAAAACGTGACCACCGTAAGCTCGGCAAAGAACTTGAGTTGTTCATGTTCTCTGAAGAAGCGCCAGGCATGCCCTTCTATCTTCCCAAGGGAATGACAATCCGTACAGAGCTTGAGAACTTTGCCCGGGAATTACAAAGACAGAGAGATTACGATGAAGTTCGTACACCGCTGATGATGAACAATCGGCTTTGGGAGCAGTCGGGGCACTGGGATCACTACAAGGACAATATGTATTTCACAAATGTAGATGAAACAAAATTTGCCCTTAAGCCGATGAACTGCCCTGGGCATATGCTAATTTTCAAAAACAATCTGCATTCCTACCGGGAACTGCCTATCCGTATCTCGGAATTCGGTCAAGTGCATCGCCATGAATATTCTGGAGCACTTAACGGGATGATGAGAGTCCGCACTTTCTGCCAGGATGATGCTCACCTCTTCGTTTTGCCAGAGCAAATCGAGGATGAAATAAGACGGGTAATCTCACTGATTGACCATATTTATCAAGTGTTCGGCTTTGAGTATAAGATTGAATTATCTACTCGGCCGGCAGATTATATGGGGTCTGAAGAGTTATGGGATCAGGCTGAACAATCTTTACAAAATGTATTAGACAATCTCGGGATCGAATATCGTGTGAATGAAGGGGATGGCGCGTTCTATGGACCTAAGATTGATTTCCATATCCTAGATGCGCTAAAACGAAGCTGGCAATGTGGAACAATCCAACTAGATTGGCAAATGCCAGAGAAATTCGATCTTACTTACATCGGGGAAGATAATCTTAAACATCGCCCGGTCGTAATCCATCGCGCTGTGTATGGGTCGATCGATCGTTTTATGGGGATCATTACTGAGCATTTCGCTGGGGCTTTCCCACTGTGGCTCGCACCTGTTCATGCGAAGTTATTGCCAGTCTCTGAGAACTATGTTGACTATGCACTGCAAGTGAAGCATCAAATGGAGAAGGCTGGCATTCGTGTCGAAGTAGATATTCGAAATGAGAAGTTAGGCTACAAAATTCGTGAAGCTCAGCTTGAAAAAGCACCTTACATGCTCGTACTGGGGGAGAACGAAAAAAATTCCGACACTGTCTCTGTAAGAAAACGTGGTGAAGGTGATCTTGGTTCGAAGAGTATCCAAGACATCATTAAACAGATTAATGAAGAGATTATTAGTAAGAGATAA
- a CDS encoding rhamnogalacturonan acetylesterase translates to MDSYRFDFGIKEAEPGYTKIRPDTSYSKEIGYGFTSDSTVFGRFRGGTDILRSDCCIPQKAVFLLDLPNGIYRVTLLLGDALAETSTFIKAGEGKFVLDTLNVPAGQYLRESFAIRIKDGQLKLSFSGAAPRINALDIQMDNEALVLFLAGDSTVTDQGEEGYPYAGWGQLLPRCFKAGIVVDNRALSGRSSKSFIEEGHLEGIAADIRPRDYLFIQFGHNDSKTDDLRHTEPFTTYKEHLLRLITVAREAGAYPVLVSSVHRRRFDSEEAIVDTHGDYLIAIRELADTEQVSLIDLAEKSRKLFEAYGSEGSKDLFMWSYPGEFIAHPGGVQDNTHFQILGARLLAELIVEGIREAGLNDLIIHLRQGE, encoded by the coding sequence TTGGATAGCTATCGTTTTGATTTTGGGATTAAGGAAGCTGAGCCTGGCTACACCAAAATTCGGCCGGACACATCTTATTCTAAGGAAATAGGGTATGGTTTCACTTCTGATTCCACCGTCTTTGGTCGTTTCAGAGGGGGAACAGATATACTGCGAAGTGATTGCTGCATCCCACAGAAAGCAGTTTTTCTTCTGGATCTCCCGAATGGGATCTACCGTGTTACGCTGCTGTTGGGTGATGCTCTGGCAGAGACCAGCACATTTATCAAAGCTGGAGAAGGCAAGTTCGTATTGGACACTCTAAATGTGCCTGCGGGCCAATATTTACGCGAATCCTTTGCAATTAGAATTAAGGATGGGCAGCTAAAGCTATCGTTCTCGGGTGCGGCACCGCGTATTAACGCCTTGGATATTCAGATGGACAATGAAGCGCTAGTCTTGTTTCTGGCGGGAGATTCCACGGTGACCGATCAAGGGGAAGAAGGTTATCCCTATGCGGGGTGGGGTCAACTGCTGCCACGCTGCTTCAAAGCGGGAATAGTTGTTGATAACCGAGCACTTTCTGGACGCAGTTCCAAGAGTTTTATTGAGGAAGGGCATTTGGAGGGCATTGCCGCAGATATCAGACCCAGAGATTATCTGTTCATCCAGTTTGGACATAATGATTCCAAAACTGATGATTTAAGACATACCGAGCCCTTTACTACATATAAAGAACATTTGCTCCGGTTGATTACAGTCGCCCGAGAAGCGGGGGCCTATCCGGTTCTTGTGAGCTCTGTACATCGGCGAAGATTTGATAGTGAAGAAGCAATTGTAGACACGCATGGAGATTATTTAATCGCCATACGGGAACTCGCAGATACCGAGCAGGTTTCACTGATTGATTTAGCCGAGAAGAGCCGCAAGCTCTTTGAAGCTTATGGCTCAGAGGGCTCAAAAGATTTATTCATGTGGAGCTATCCAGGAGAATTTATTGCGCATCCAGGTGGCGTGCAGGATAATACACATTTTCAGATTTTAGGGGCTCGTCTTCTAGCTGAGCTTATAGTGGAAGGGATCCGGGAAGCCGGATTAAACGATCTCATCATTCATCTTCGTCAGGGAGAATAA
- a CDS encoding carbohydrate ABC transporter permease — translation MAKIKLKWPLYHILIGGLAIVMLYPILWMIMSSFKESRLVFVTAQHLIPDPWEWGNYAKGWEGIAGYSFGVFIKNSFVIVIVATLGAVISSSLVAFGFARNKFVGHGLWFGIMMMTLMLPSDVVLVPQYIIYAKLEWLDSIKPIVVPQFFGVPFFIFLMLQFIRTIPVELDEAATIDGCGKFGLYFRIILPLIRPSMATAAIFSFYWRWEDLLGPVLYLNSPSKYTVSMGLKMFLDSESVSNWGPMFAMSVLSLAPVMIIFFIFQKQIVEGISTSGLKG, via the coding sequence ATGGCGAAAATTAAACTGAAATGGCCGCTTTATCACATCCTTATAGGTGGCCTCGCTATCGTTATGCTGTATCCGATTCTGTGGATGATCATGAGTTCTTTTAAAGAGAGCCGGCTTGTGTTTGTTACAGCTCAACACCTTATACCTGATCCATGGGAATGGGGGAACTATGCTAAAGGCTGGGAAGGTATTGCAGGTTACTCTTTTGGTGTCTTCATCAAGAACTCTTTCGTAATTGTCATTGTCGCAACACTGGGCGCAGTCATTTCATCTTCACTGGTTGCCTTTGGTTTTGCCCGCAATAAATTTGTAGGCCATGGCTTATGGTTCGGAATCATGATGATGACCCTGATGCTTCCTTCCGATGTGGTGCTCGTCCCTCAATACATTATCTATGCCAAATTGGAATGGCTCGACAGTATCAAACCGATCGTTGTTCCACAGTTCTTCGGTGTCCCGTTTTTCATTTTCCTAATGCTGCAGTTTATTCGGACCATTCCTGTTGAACTTGATGAAGCGGCTACCATCGATGGTTGTGGGAAATTTGGACTTTATTTCAGAATTATACTTCCGCTTATCCGTCCTTCTATGGCTACTGCGGCAATCTTTTCCTTCTATTGGCGTTGGGAAGACTTGCTTGGACCGGTATTGTACTTGAACTCACCTTCTAAATATACAGTTTCGATGGGGCTGAAAATGTTCCTGGACAGTGAGTCCGTATCCAACTGGGGTCCAATGTTCGCCATGTCTGTTCTAAGTTTGGCACCAGTCATGATTATCTTCTTTATCTTCCAAAAGCAGATTGTAGAAGGAATCAGCACCAGTGGTTTGAAAGGTTGA
- a CDS encoding carbohydrate ABC transporter permease — MTGRRLRSNLTGYAFISPFVIGFLCFTLIPMIISLYLSFTKYNLFAPPKWIGFDNYIKMFSNDPKYLHSLKVTLLYVFIGVPLRLTFALFVAMILNTKSRMVGAYRTTYYLPSIIGGSVAVSIMWRNIFSDTGIINGMLGFFGIGPVSWFGNPNAALIMLITLSVWQFGSSMLIFLAGLKNIPGEMYEAASVDGAGFFRKFFKITMPLLSSVILFNLVMQTISAFMTFVPAYIISKGEGGPMDGTMLYSLYLFRQAFMFNNMGYASAMAWVMLLLVGIMTGILFKTSKSWVFYESEGGK; from the coding sequence TTGACCGGCCGGCGGTTACGAAGCAACCTTACAGGATATGCCTTCATCAGTCCGTTCGTCATTGGCTTCCTTTGCTTCACACTGATCCCAATGATCATTTCGCTGTATCTCTCTTTTACTAAATACAATTTATTCGCTCCACCTAAGTGGATTGGATTTGATAATTACATCAAAATGTTCTCAAATGACCCGAAATATTTGCATTCACTAAAGGTAACCCTGCTTTACGTATTTATCGGTGTGCCTTTACGTCTAACCTTCGCATTATTTGTGGCTATGATTCTAAATACGAAATCGCGTATGGTAGGAGCTTATCGGACAACTTATTATTTACCTTCTATTATAGGTGGCAGTGTGGCGGTCTCCATCATGTGGCGTAATATTTTTAGTGATACTGGAATTATTAACGGCATGCTTGGCTTTTTCGGGATTGGTCCGGTAAGTTGGTTTGGCAATCCGAACGCTGCGCTTATTATGTTGATAACTTTATCTGTGTGGCAGTTTGGCTCATCCATGTTAATCTTTCTGGCAGGTCTCAAAAATATTCCTGGTGAAATGTATGAGGCAGCTAGTGTAGATGGAGCCGGATTCTTCAGAAAGTTCTTTAAGATTACTATGCCACTCTTAAGTTCTGTAATTCTGTTTAACCTCGTTATGCAGACGATCAGCGCATTTATGACCTTTGTTCCTGCTTATATTATCTCTAAAGGTGAAGGCGGACCTATGGACGGCACTATGTTGTATTCTCTCTATTTATTCCGTCAGGCTTTTATGTTTAATAATATGGGTTATGCTTCGGCTATGGCTTGGGTGATGTTGTTGCTTGTCGGCATCATGACCGGAATCTTGTTCAAGACATCCAAATCGTGGGTCTTCTACGAGTCGGAAGGAGGAAAATAA
- a CDS encoding response regulator, which translates to MYKLLLVDDERLILEGISQVVDWGRAGTELVGTARNGIEALVKIEELNPEIVITDISMPGLDGLGLVQKCSERFPDVKFVMLTGYKDFDYACIAMQNGVKHYLLKPCNENQIHEALIELVAELDEQKSRGEFVNRMKQRLQKVLPHVKEQFLKEWISNKTYGSQDLEYYQELFGIELNDKTVRLLLFRLEGSYEYEQLFALQNIAQDVLQETLLSATIGGHLLILLEDEGNTVQNSPLLKRIAEVREVFCKFYKMDVTIAISDADLMIHSRRLYRQTLQCLNHRFYLEAGGLITGSDIPSDELSGRNDIELDEEHICLLIKAGDQNTVELELERLFNLLADERLDINVTRSYVLQLYSAMIRLAVPDERNSFTSGLAELAEIRTLGGLKAYVKEAAVRLTAMYDRHFSSRQSLIVDKMIKIIAEDYKNAELSLSSVAAEMLYMNPDYLGKIFKKITGEKFSNYVTNYRIAKASEHILRSGDVRVFELAEMFGFGGNAQYFSQVFKKVTGQTPTDFMKPPQAN; encoded by the coding sequence ATGTATAAACTGCTGCTGGTGGATGATGAACGCTTGATTCTGGAAGGGATATCGCAGGTTGTGGACTGGGGACGAGCGGGAACAGAGCTTGTAGGCACGGCACGGAACGGGATTGAAGCTTTGGTGAAAATTGAGGAGCTTAACCCTGAAATTGTGATCACGGATATTTCTATGCCTGGTCTAGATGGCCTGGGACTGGTGCAAAAATGCAGTGAACGATTTCCAGACGTGAAATTCGTTATGCTGACTGGTTATAAGGATTTTGATTATGCTTGTATTGCTATGCAGAACGGGGTCAAACATTATCTTTTAAAGCCGTGCAATGAGAATCAGATCCATGAAGCACTGATTGAGCTGGTAGCGGAACTCGATGAGCAGAAGAGCAGAGGCGAATTCGTAAATCGTATGAAACAACGTCTTCAGAAGGTATTGCCCCATGTGAAAGAACAATTTTTGAAGGAATGGATCTCTAATAAAACTTATGGAAGTCAGGATCTAGAGTATTATCAGGAACTATTCGGCATTGAACTTAATGACAAAACGGTGCGCTTGCTCCTGTTCCGACTAGAAGGTTCTTACGAATATGAGCAATTGTTCGCTCTGCAAAATATTGCCCAGGACGTACTTCAGGAAACACTCCTGAGTGCGACGATAGGCGGTCATTTATTAATTTTACTGGAAGACGAAGGAAATACGGTGCAGAATAGCCCCCTGCTTAAACGTATCGCTGAAGTAAGAGAGGTATTCTGCAAGTTTTATAAAATGGATGTGACAATCGCGATTAGTGATGCTGACCTTATGATTCATTCCCGGAGATTGTATCGTCAGACCTTGCAGTGCCTGAACCATCGTTTTTATTTGGAGGCGGGCGGTTTGATTACCGGGAGTGATATCCCAAGTGATGAGCTAAGTGGAAGAAATGATATCGAGCTGGATGAAGAGCATATTTGTCTACTTATAAAAGCAGGCGATCAAAATACGGTTGAGCTGGAATTGGAACGATTATTCAACTTGCTCGCAGATGAGCGGTTAGATATTAACGTGACGCGTTCTTATGTTTTACAGTTATATTCCGCTATGATTCGTTTAGCAGTCCCTGATGAAAGAAATAGCTTCACATCGGGCTTGGCGGAGCTTGCCGAAATTAGAACCTTGGGAGGTTTAAAAGCATACGTCAAAGAGGCAGCGGTTCGCTTAACAGCGATGTATGACCGACATTTTAGTTCCCGGCAATCACTTATTGTAGACAAAATGATCAAAATTATCGCAGAGGATTACAAGAATGCAGAGCTGTCGCTTAGCTCGGTCGCTGCTGAAATGTTATATATGAATCCCGACTATCTAGGCAAAATATTCAAGAAAATTACCGGGGAGAAATTCTCGAATTACGTAACCAATTACCGGATTGCTAAAGCATCGGAGCATATTTTGAGAAGTGGGGATGTAAGAGTATTTGAGCTGGCTGAAATGTTCGGCTTCGGTGGAAATGCACAATATTTCAGTCAGGTATTTAAAAAAGTAACCGGCCAGACCCCTACAGATTTCATGAAACCCCCTCAAGCGAACTGA
- a CDS encoding aldose 1-epimerase: MSITAYEGQYEGEAAIWLKAGRYEAAILPGIGGNLICFRDTENGYRFLHEPGAEEMEAFKASPGIHGIPVLFPPNRYEDGKFPWNGQTYQFPVNEVATGNHLHGFLHTAAWEVEEFGSGKTESFVTVFIKVDENHPSYQYLPHKYTIKLRYTLGEGGLSQQVLVHNDGDDVMPCLLAFHTAINAPFAPGSSAQDYRVKATIGERWELNDRMLPTGKFQALEPGEVQLREEGVNPYFASMDNHYTAVPQNGRNRMELTDSKAGVTLVYDVGTSYKQWMIWNNGATEQFFCPEPQINLVNAPMVDLPADDIGLFSLKPGEYWEESSRLYVK; the protein is encoded by the coding sequence ATGTCAATCACAGCGTATGAAGGACAATATGAAGGAGAAGCAGCTATCTGGTTGAAAGCCGGTCGTTATGAGGCAGCTATTCTGCCAGGCATTGGCGGCAACCTGATCTGTTTCCGTGATACCGAAAACGGATATCGCTTCCTGCATGAGCCTGGAGCTGAAGAAATGGAAGCCTTCAAGGCAAGTCCGGGGATTCACGGAATTCCTGTATTATTTCCTCCAAATCGTTATGAGGATGGTAAATTTCCATGGAATGGTCAAACTTATCAATTCCCCGTAAATGAAGTTGCAACGGGCAACCATTTACACGGATTTTTACATACTGCAGCTTGGGAAGTCGAAGAATTTGGCAGCGGTAAGACTGAAAGCTTCGTAACCGTATTCATCAAGGTGGATGAGAATCATCCTTCTTATCAATATTTGCCACATAAGTATACGATCAAATTGCGTTATACCCTCGGCGAAGGAGGATTATCTCAACAGGTGCTGGTACACAATGATGGAGATGACGTGATGCCTTGCTTGCTGGCATTCCACACTGCCATTAACGCACCATTCGCACCAGGAAGCTCGGCACAAGATTACCGCGTAAAAGCTACTATTGGCGAGCGCTGGGAGCTTAACGACCGCATGCTGCCAACAGGCAAATTCCAGGCGTTGGAGCCAGGAGAAGTTCAGCTTCGTGAAGAAGGTGTGAATCCATATTTTGCATCGATGGACAATCACTACACGGCTGTACCTCAGAACGGACGCAACCGGATGGAGCTTACCGATAGCAAAGCTGGAGTAACCTTGGTGTACGATGTAGGGACTTCGTACAAACAATGGATGATCTGGAATAACGGTGCTACAGAACAGTTCTTCTGCCCTGAGCCACAAATTAACTTGGTGAATGCGCCAATGGTAGACCTTCCTGCTGATGATATCGGCTTGTTCAGCCTGAAACCAGGCGAATATTGGGAAGAAAGCAGCCGCCTGTACGTAAAATAG
- a CDS encoding extracellular solute-binding protein, translated as MKLKKRFALLAVPLLLSSMLAGCGGGNNNNNAAATDSATNTPSETKPAATTSAEPVTLRIAWWGGDTRHSYTQQVIDMYEAKYPNVTIEPEYASFDDYWKKLAPQAAANRLPDIVQMDISYINQYGSNGQLEDLKPYLNSQIQVGDVNENVLSTGVIGEKQYGIPLGVNVLGFQYDPELLKKAGVDSIPENWTWDQYKEIAAKAKSAGLYMDGSMAADVFFNYYLRTKGLALYNNDGSALGYEDDALFTDFFGMLSGLIKDGAVPSQDKLSQNKGVIEESDIVKGTGIGVWQWSNQYVALQIAVNRPMELAQMPGPDMDKGLYMQPSMYWSITSNSKVKEEAAKFVDFWINDVEANNLIKGERGVPISSKIKESVATQLTDSGKQVFKFVADMEPTTSPMSPPVGSPEVVALLTDLAEQMNFGKIDPAAAAAQFRKEANSILSSR; from the coding sequence ATGAAATTGAAAAAGAGATTCGCTTTACTAGCCGTACCATTATTGCTGTCGTCGATGTTAGCTGGTTGCGGTGGAGGTAACAACAATAACAATGCTGCCGCTACGGATTCCGCTACAAATACTCCTTCGGAAACGAAACCTGCGGCTACGACCTCAGCAGAACCAGTAACCCTGCGAATCGCATGGTGGGGTGGAGATACAAGACATTCTTATACACAACAAGTTATTGATATGTATGAAGCCAAATATCCGAATGTAACCATTGAGCCTGAATATGCATCCTTTGATGATTACTGGAAAAAGCTTGCTCCGCAAGCCGCTGCAAATAGGCTTCCTGATATCGTTCAAATGGATATTTCTTATATCAATCAATATGGATCTAACGGACAGCTCGAAGACTTGAAACCTTATTTGAACTCTCAGATTCAAGTCGGCGATGTGAATGAGAACGTGCTGAGTACTGGAGTGATCGGTGAGAAGCAATACGGAATTCCGTTAGGGGTTAACGTACTTGGTTTTCAATATGATCCAGAATTGCTGAAAAAGGCAGGTGTTGATTCTATCCCAGAGAACTGGACTTGGGATCAATACAAGGAAATCGCCGCAAAAGCTAAGTCGGCTGGACTGTACATGGATGGTTCCATGGCAGCAGACGTATTCTTCAACTATTATCTGCGTACAAAAGGGCTGGCACTCTATAACAATGATGGTTCCGCACTTGGTTATGAGGACGATGCATTGTTTACTGACTTTTTCGGAATGTTGTCTGGTCTGATTAAAGATGGAGCGGTCCCTTCACAAGACAAACTAAGCCAAAATAAAGGGGTTATTGAAGAGTCGGATATTGTTAAAGGGACAGGTATCGGTGTATGGCAATGGTCGAACCAATACGTTGCTTTGCAAATCGCTGTAAATCGTCCTATGGAGCTGGCACAAATGCCTGGTCCAGATATGGATAAAGGGCTTTACATGCAGCCAAGTATGTACTGGTCAATTACTTCTAACTCTAAAGTGAAGGAAGAAGCAGCGAAGTTCGTTGATTTCTGGATTAATGATGTGGAAGCTAACAACCTGATCAAAGGCGAACGCGGAGTACCGATTTCAAGCAAAATCAAAGAATCTGTAGCTACACAATTAACTGATTCCGGTAAGCAAGTATTTAAGTTTGTTGCTGATATGGAGCCTACTACTTCACCTATGAGTCCACCGGTAGGATCCCCAGAGGTTGTAGCCCTGCTTACAGACCTTGCTGAACAAATGAACTTCGGAAAAATCGACCCAGCAGCAGCAGCGGCACAGTTCCGAAAAGAAGCGAACTCTATTCTCTCCAGCCGTTAA
- a CDS encoding MgtC/SapB family protein: MDFQLESLMKLLVAMLFGLFIGIDRQIKQKPLGIRTSMVISIASCLVTVVSIHAFDKFAGPEHPNMDPMRLAAQIVSGIGFLGAGVILRRGGDAISGLTSAALIWTASGIGIAVGAGFYIEAAYAVILLMFAVNLVPHLIRSLGPEVLNKHEVSVRIIMEANFVLTEVIQKIERPQVSSQRSTRGPSRAIRRMKIKDLEDGRQMIDMVISAPDRDYATEIYYDVKKIEHVMSVEVEQL; this comes from the coding sequence ATGGATTTTCAATTGGAATCATTAATGAAGTTACTAGTGGCCATGCTGTTCGGGCTGTTCATCGGGATTGACCGACAGATCAAGCAGAAACCGCTGGGGATACGGACCAGTATGGTCATAAGCATTGCGAGCTGTCTTGTCACAGTGGTGTCTATCCATGCCTTTGACAAGTTCGCAGGGCCAGAGCATCCAAACATGGACCCAATGAGGCTTGCGGCTCAGATTGTCAGCGGGATTGGTTTTTTGGGTGCGGGTGTTATTCTGCGTAGAGGCGGAGATGCCATTTCGGGCCTTACTTCGGCAGCACTCATCTGGACAGCTTCTGGAATTGGTATAGCTGTGGGTGCGGGATTCTATATTGAAGCAGCATATGCGGTTATTCTGCTGATGTTTGCTGTGAATTTAGTTCCTCATTTAATCCGCTCGCTAGGACCAGAAGTACTGAATAAACATGAAGTTTCAGTGAGGATCATTATGGAAGCTAATTTCGTGCTTACAGAAGTGATCCAAAAAATCGAGCGGCCTCAGGTCAGCTCGCAGCGTAGTACTAGAGGTCCATCCCGAGCGATTCGAAGAATGAAAATTAAAGATTTGGAAGATGGCAGACAAATGATCGATATGGTGATCTCAGCCCCGGATCGAGATTACGCAACAGAAATTTATTACGATGTGAAGAAAATTGAACATGTAATGAGCGTAGAAGTGGAGCAATTGTAA